One window of the Microvirga mediterraneensis genome contains the following:
- a CDS encoding tetratricopeptide repeat protein, which yields MRLVGSAITIAVAILGFAAIAQQTGTGNNQPPAGSPPAPTPPANGSQPQVDESALRYFASQGDTRRVNAEIARLRALYPNWTPPSDLSQLSGAAGAAMPDPLIERLWNLYREDRIAEVRAAITERQTSDPNWKPPEELVTALDMVEARRRLTNASDTGQWRTVLQVATETPGLLTCTNVDVMWRVAEAFARTDQPNRTRDVYTYLLQNCANPGERLATLQKALTLLPEPQVTALLQFERKTGESPDDFTSIRDELARRRVERASLDSKLTASAEDLAVVERMIQNTNEAGPVLILGWYNYHHGNPARALELFKTALDRDGGPKAAEGYAMALRALERLTDAEAFAYEWRERAPENMKIYLDVTTALLSQDPPPRLEPQVLARIVPVVTAQRFSDAAQALGWYSYNTEQIRTARDWFRTALTWKADDEASAYGLALTTQRLNDRAGFNAVVAQWRGRSQRIAELADGTNPAARRQPAATPAIVAQIPMAQPVESAPPPVQPRPVAPRVTVERVETEQTFTRTEANVRRRQNQARSTLGRSCAMTRNPAGLAGDSALTRGWCLMEINRPMEAVAAFDQAIASGSSRTREEAAYGKSLAYLRKNLTSEAAIAAAEAPQTRERRVELGASILTQRALAAYRDGRYVETLLALTERARIVPEQNDLLLIRGWSYLKLGRYDDAAKVFRAVQQTGYSDEAAAGLNAIAEVTGQMRY from the coding sequence ATGCGTCTCGTCGGCAGTGCCATAACGATTGCGGTCGCAATCCTGGGCTTCGCAGCCATCGCGCAGCAAACAGGCACCGGCAATAATCAGCCGCCCGCCGGATCGCCGCCGGCCCCGACGCCACCTGCGAACGGATCCCAGCCTCAGGTCGACGAATCCGCTCTGCGCTATTTCGCGTCCCAAGGCGATACTCGCCGCGTGAATGCGGAAATCGCGCGATTGCGCGCGCTTTATCCCAACTGGACGCCGCCGAGCGACCTCTCGCAGCTCTCCGGCGCCGCCGGAGCCGCAATGCCCGACCCGCTCATCGAGCGCCTGTGGAACCTCTATCGCGAAGACCGGATCGCCGAGGTCCGCGCCGCCATCACCGAGCGCCAGACCTCCGACCCGAACTGGAAACCGCCGGAGGAGCTCGTCACGGCCCTCGACATGGTCGAGGCGCGCCGCCGCCTGACCAATGCGTCCGATACGGGCCAATGGCGGACAGTCTTGCAGGTGGCGACGGAAACGCCGGGCCTCCTGACCTGCACGAACGTGGACGTGATGTGGCGGGTAGCGGAAGCTTTCGCCCGGACGGACCAGCCGAACCGGACGCGGGACGTTTACACCTATCTCCTGCAGAATTGCGCCAACCCGGGCGAACGTCTGGCGACTCTTCAAAAGGCTCTGACCCTGCTGCCCGAGCCGCAGGTGACCGCCCTGCTCCAATTCGAGCGCAAGACCGGCGAGAGCCCGGACGATTTCACGTCCATCCGGGACGAACTGGCCCGTCGCCGTGTCGAGCGCGCCTCCCTCGACAGCAAGCTCACGGCCTCGGCCGAGGATCTCGCCGTGGTCGAGCGGATGATCCAGAACACGAACGAAGCCGGCCCCGTGCTGATCCTCGGATGGTACAACTATCACCACGGAAACCCGGCGCGAGCGCTCGAATTGTTCAAGACCGCCCTGGACCGCGACGGCGGGCCGAAGGCGGCGGAAGGCTATGCCATGGCGCTGCGCGCCCTCGAGCGCCTCACGGACGCCGAAGCTTTTGCCTATGAATGGCGTGAGCGCGCACCCGAGAACATGAAGATCTATCTCGACGTGACGACCGCGCTCCTCAGCCAGGATCCGCCGCCGCGCCTCGAACCGCAGGTACTTGCCCGGATCGTCCCGGTCGTCACCGCGCAGCGCTTCTCGGACGCGGCCCAGGCGCTCGGCTGGTATTCCTACAACACAGAGCAGATCCGCACGGCGCGCGACTGGTTCCGCACGGCCCTCACCTGGAAGGCCGACGACGAGGCCTCCGCCTATGGGTTGGCCCTGACGACCCAGCGCCTGAACGACCGGGCAGGCTTCAACGCCGTGGTCGCGCAGTGGCGCGGCCGCTCGCAACGCATCGCCGAACTGGCGGATGGCACGAACCCGGCCGCTAGGCGGCAGCCTGCCGCTACGCCGGCCATTGTCGCACAGATCCCCATGGCTCAGCCCGTCGAGAGCGCTCCCCCGCCGGTGCAGCCTCGCCCGGTTGCCCCTCGGGTCACGGTAGAGCGGGTCGAGACCGAGCAGACGTTCACCCGGACGGAAGCCAATGTGCGGCGCAGACAGAATCAGGCCCGGTCCACCCTGGGGCGCAGCTGCGCCATGACGCGCAATCCGGCCGGTCTGGCCGGCGACAGCGCCCTCACCCGGGGCTGGTGTCTCATGGAGATCAACCGCCCCATGGAAGCCGTGGCGGCTTTCGATCAGGCCATCGCCTCCGGCAGCAGCCGTACCCGCGAGGAAGCGGCTTACGGCAAGTCTCTCGCCTATCTGCGCAAGAACCTGACCTCCGAGGCGGCCATCGCGGCCGCCGAGGCGCCGCAGACCCGAGAGCGCCGGGTGGAGCTCGGCGCCTCGATCCTGACGCAGCGGGCGCTGGCGGCCTATCGGGACGGGCGCTACGTGGAAACCCTTCTCGCCCTGACCGAGCGGGCCCGTATCGTCCCGGAGCAGAACGACCTTCTGCTCATTCGCGGCTGGTCCTATCTCAAGCTCGGCCGCTACGACGATGCCGCGAAGGTTTTCCGTGCCGTGCAGCAGACGGGATATTCGGACGAAGCCGCCGCCGGGTTGAACGCCATCGCGGAAGTCACCGGCCAGATGCGGTATTAG
- a CDS encoding glycosyl hydrolase family 8 — protein sequence MRRPNPLLPRLCAALFLLMAPMASSQTLSVQPLNVVGTVSPADWEAYRSRFVEDNGRVVDTANGNISHSEGQGYGLLLALAAADRSSFEQIWNFTFTELLIRDDGLAAWKWDPAAKPRVTDRNNATDGDLLIAYALAKAGAAWQEPRYTTAAQKLARAIGKTTFARNGQSLTLLPGAHGFGASDRPDGPVVNLSYWVFEAFPVMAALAPEYEWNRVWRDGVMLLQQTISGRVRLPADWISLHNGLQPQPADGFPPEFGYNSLRIPLYLLRAGMTDMEWLRALRQRWSADNEGVAVVNVVTGQIRERLTDQGYAILPAALACALDGTPVPEALKTFEPTLYYPSTLYLLAKSLLGEKYPQCVSSAVP from the coding sequence ATGCGCCGGCCCAACCCGCTTCTGCCCAGGCTCTGTGCCGCCTTGTTCCTTCTCATGGCGCCGATGGCATCCTCCCAGACCTTGTCCGTTCAGCCCTTGAATGTGGTGGGAACCGTCTCCCCGGCCGATTGGGAGGCCTATCGCTCGCGCTTCGTGGAGGACAATGGGCGCGTGGTCGATACGGCCAACGGCAATATCAGCCACAGCGAGGGTCAGGGATACGGGCTGCTGCTTGCCCTGGCGGCCGCCGACAGGAGCTCGTTCGAGCAGATCTGGAACTTCACCTTTACCGAGCTTCTCATCCGGGACGATGGTCTGGCTGCCTGGAAATGGGATCCGGCCGCGAAGCCGCGGGTGACGGATCGCAACAACGCCACCGACGGCGACCTGCTCATCGCCTACGCCCTGGCCAAGGCCGGCGCGGCTTGGCAGGAGCCCCGCTACACGACGGCCGCGCAGAAACTCGCGAGGGCCATCGGCAAGACCACGTTCGCCCGCAACGGGCAATCCTTGACCCTCCTGCCCGGCGCTCACGGCTTCGGCGCGTCCGACCGCCCCGACGGTCCCGTCGTCAACCTTTCCTACTGGGTCTTCGAAGCCTTTCCGGTGATGGCCGCCCTGGCGCCCGAATATGAATGGAACCGGGTCTGGCGGGACGGCGTGATGCTGCTGCAGCAGACGATCTCAGGCCGCGTCAGGCTCCCGGCCGATTGGATCTCGCTGCACAACGGGCTCCAGCCGCAACCGGCGGATGGCTTTCCTCCCGAGTTTGGTTACAACTCGTTAAGGATACCGCTTTACCTGTTGAGAGCAGGAATGACTGATATGGAGTGGCTGAGGGCTCTCAGGCAGCGCTGGTCTGCGGATAACGAGGGAGTTGCCGTGGTCAATGTGGTGACCGGACAGATCCGGGAGCGACTGACCGACCAGGGCTACGCCATCCTGCCCGCGGCCTTGGCCTGCGCTCTCGACGGAACGCCTGTTCCCGAGGCTTTGAAAACCTTCGAGCCGACCCTCTATTATCCGTCGACCCTGTATCTTTTGGCGAAATCCCTGCTTGGTGAAAAATATCCGCAATGCGTCTCGTCGGCAGTGCCATAA
- a CDS encoding cellulose biosynthesis cyclic di-GMP-binding regulatory protein BcsB produces MRRVLISSLLAIQALGAQGAVAQTPFSMSPAAPSTPPAAQPAPQQQPAQQAPVQQAPAAAPFEMRQQGAAPSSPSTAPPAAPPSGGTTPFNATPQRPAPPAQAGAPAPARSAAPAAGAPAARRTARIERPILPFETLRLEGETDARSWTVHLTQDEASSGASIALGYKNAVVVMPEGSRLRIAINGESVVDTPISSSTDIKRLTASIRPGLLRAGQNIVRMEAFQRHRTDCTVDATYELWTDVDSASTKLVFAEGATKTLRGLDDLPAVGVDNEGVTTIRVVAPKIYRPEIRDRLLRLVQLVALRGRYAHPVIQVVESDPGPSPVGTIKVAMGLASELRGLITGVPDAASIQPLTMMMQEPGSLGSTLVVSGPSWQDLDTAIGIVGTRSLGASQAERGMIDTASWQWPEVPTAFGAQSFRFADLGVPTQEFSGRRLKVGFSINLPPDFYATEYGETILHLDAAYTSAVRPGSHVNVFVNGMISTQMTITSQGDIVKRYNVRVPLKNFRSGLNHITIEAALLTDADERCTPGETLSETNRFVLFDTTTIEFPTYGRIGRLPDLAVLSSGRFPDEDLPTTVVLARPDSLNYSAAGTLLARMARSAGAPVRAQFANAASADDESVLFIGAVDQIPAGLLNRVKVSEHLRMIWPSTPTAGDRAGPQTANTDFSLPAPQGSPDRMAAASTDEVRKRWSETFQRRGVLQQTIGTVQDWMEKTFSLSLKSLSLNERADAPYEPPQRASLLVAQSRTESSGVWTLVTARTDKALAAETARLANPMIWSQIAGRAVALDPSEMKLQVEPIKEYRFVQTQPPSLTNLRLVAANWMSANILPYALLMLACCTFLGIATSLLLNRLGRRS; encoded by the coding sequence GTGCGTCGGGTCCTGATCTCCTCTCTGCTGGCCATCCAGGCGCTGGGCGCGCAGGGCGCCGTCGCGCAGACGCCCTTCAGCATGTCGCCCGCTGCACCGAGCACGCCGCCGGCAGCCCAGCCAGCTCCGCAGCAGCAACCGGCGCAGCAGGCTCCGGTGCAGCAGGCTCCGGCTGCGGCTCCCTTCGAGATGCGCCAGCAAGGCGCGGCGCCGTCCAGCCCATCCACGGCACCGCCGGCCGCTCCCCCGTCCGGCGGGACGACGCCTTTCAACGCCACGCCCCAGCGCCCGGCTCCTCCGGCTCAGGCCGGCGCTCCGGCCCCCGCCAGATCGGCCGCCCCTGCCGCGGGAGCCCCTGCGGCCCGCCGCACGGCGCGGATCGAACGCCCCATCCTTCCTTTCGAGACGCTCCGCCTCGAAGGCGAAACCGATGCCCGGTCCTGGACCGTCCACCTCACACAGGACGAGGCATCGAGCGGCGCCAGCATCGCGCTCGGCTACAAGAATGCGGTCGTGGTGATGCCCGAAGGCTCGCGACTGCGGATCGCGATCAACGGTGAATCCGTCGTCGATACGCCGATCTCTTCGTCCACGGACATCAAGCGCCTGACGGCCTCGATCCGTCCCGGCCTCCTGCGGGCGGGGCAGAACATCGTCCGCATGGAAGCCTTCCAGCGCCACCGGACGGACTGCACGGTCGACGCCACATACGAGCTTTGGACCGATGTGGACTCGGCCTCCACAAAGCTCGTTTTCGCCGAAGGCGCCACCAAGACGCTGCGCGGTCTGGACGATCTGCCCGCCGTCGGCGTCGACAATGAAGGCGTGACGACGATCCGCGTGGTCGCCCCCAAGATCTACCGCCCCGAAATCCGCGACCGCCTGCTGCGTCTCGTGCAGCTCGTCGCCCTGCGCGGACGCTATGCCCATCCGGTGATCCAGGTGGTGGAGTCCGATCCGGGTCCCTCCCCGGTCGGCACGATCAAGGTGGCCATGGGCCTGGCCAGCGAATTGCGCGGCCTGATCACGGGTGTGCCGGACGCCGCCTCGATCCAGCCGCTGACCATGATGATGCAGGAACCGGGCTCCCTGGGCTCCACCCTGGTGGTTTCCGGGCCGTCCTGGCAGGACCTCGATACCGCCATCGGCATCGTCGGAACCCGCAGCCTGGGCGCCTCCCAGGCCGAGCGCGGCATGATCGACACCGCCTCATGGCAGTGGCCGGAAGTCCCGACGGCCTTCGGCGCCCAGAGCTTCCGCTTTGCCGATCTCGGCGTCCCGACGCAGGAATTCTCCGGGCGGCGGCTGAAGGTGGGCTTTTCCATCAACCTGCCGCCGGATTTCTACGCCACCGAATACGGCGAGACCATCCTGCATCTCGATGCGGCGTACACGTCGGCTGTGCGGCCGGGCAGCCATGTGAACGTGTTCGTCAACGGCATGATCAGCACGCAGATGACGATCACGTCCCAGGGAGACATCGTCAAGCGCTACAATGTCCGCGTACCGCTCAAGAATTTCAGATCCGGGCTCAACCACATCACCATCGAGGCCGCGCTGCTGACGGATGCCGATGAGCGCTGCACCCCGGGCGAGACCCTGTCCGAGACGAACCGCTTCGTCCTGTTCGACACCACCACGATCGAATTTCCCACCTATGGGCGCATCGGGCGCCTGCCGGATCTCGCGGTCCTGAGTTCGGGGCGCTTCCCCGACGAGGATCTTCCGACGACCGTGGTTCTGGCCCGGCCCGATTCCTTGAACTATTCCGCAGCCGGAACCCTGCTCGCACGCATGGCGCGCAGCGCCGGCGCGCCGGTGCGCGCGCAATTTGCCAACGCGGCCTCGGCGGACGACGAATCGGTGCTCTTCATCGGCGCCGTCGATCAGATTCCCGCCGGCCTCCTCAACCGGGTGAAGGTGTCGGAGCATCTGCGCATGATCTGGCCGTCGACGCCGACCGCGGGCGACCGGGCCGGGCCGCAGACGGCCAACACGGATTTCAGCCTCCCTGCTCCCCAGGGCTCACCGGACCGCATGGCGGCCGCCTCGACGGACGAGGTCCGCAAGCGCTGGTCGGAGACGTTCCAGCGTCGCGGCGTTCTTCAGCAGACGATCGGCACCGTGCAGGACTGGATGGAGAAGACGTTCAGCCTCTCCCTCAAATCCCTGTCTCTGAACGAGCGCGCCGATGCGCCCTATGAGCCGCCGCAGCGGGCATCCCTGCTCGTGGCGCAGAGCCGCACCGAATCGTCCGGCGTCTGGACTCTCGTGACGGCCCGTACGGACAAGGCCCTTGCCGCCGAGACAGCCCGGTTGGCGAACCCGATGATCTGGTCCCAGATTGCCGGCCGCGCCGTCGCGCTCGACCCCAGCGAGATGAAGCTGCAGGTCGAGCCCATCAAGGAATACCGCTTCGTGCAGACGCAGCCCCCGTCGCTGACGAACCTGCGCCTGGTCGCGGCGAACTGGATGTCCGCCAACATTCTTCCCTACGCGCTTCTCATGTTGGCATGCTGTACCTTCCTGGGCATCGCGACCTCGCTGCTCCTGAACCGCCTGGGACGCCGCTCATGA
- the bcsA gene encoding UDP-forming cellulose synthase catalytic subunit encodes MRAGLIVAFWAVAAVLIISIVALPISIQAHLVAGLTVVACMIILKFFRAQGIWRLIALALGTAIVLRYVFWRTTSTIPPITEITSFIPGFLLYLAEMYSVMMLFLSLFVVSSPLKSRTAPQIDPENLPTVDVFVPSYNEGADLLATTLAAAKAMTYPEDKVTVWLLDDGGTDEKCNSSNAKTAQEARERRAELQALCEVMDVKYLTRARNLHAKAGNLNNGLDNSTGDLVAVFDADHAPARSFLMETVGYFTKDKNLFLVQTPHFFINPDPLERNLGTFQTMPSENEMFYGVIQRGLDKWDAAFFCGSAAVLRREALQETNGFSGVSITEDCETALELHSRGWTSVYVDKPLIAGLQPDSFASFIGQRSRWAQGMMQILRYKFPPLKRGLKISQRLCYMSSSMFWLFPFSRFCFLVSPLCYLFFSLEIFTASGGEFLAYTFTYMMVNFMMQNYLYGRYRWPWISDLYEYIQTIYLLPAVLSVIANPSKPTFKVTAKNESMAESRVSELGTPYFIIFGILILGVIATGVRVWAEPYKADLTLVTGAWNVLNLIIAGCALGVVSERATRRHSHRVRVERPCRFIMGDEAIDAVVRDVSVGGARVHVPPSAEPKLKKGTSGTLEFQPFSSLPVQHLPMEIRKVGMDDKGLLLGCRFLIEKPEHRRMIADLVFANADQWSQFQKNRHHDIGVLRGTLWFFMVAFYQTGRGLSYFFGLQKIGASKPQVPAVPSAAK; translated from the coding sequence ATGCGAGCAGGTCTTATCGTGGCCTTTTGGGCTGTGGCGGCGGTATTGATCATCTCGATCGTTGCTCTTCCGATCAGCATCCAGGCACATCTCGTTGCGGGCCTCACGGTCGTGGCCTGCATGATCATCCTGAAATTCTTCCGGGCCCAGGGCATCTGGCGGCTGATCGCGCTGGCTCTCGGCACCGCCATCGTCCTGCGCTACGTCTTCTGGCGCACCACCAGCACGATCCCGCCGATCACCGAGATCACGAGCTTCATCCCGGGCTTCCTGCTCTATCTGGCCGAGATGTACAGCGTGATGATGCTGTTCCTGAGCCTCTTCGTGGTGTCGAGCCCCCTGAAATCCCGCACGGCTCCGCAGATCGACCCTGAGAACCTGCCGACCGTCGACGTTTTCGTGCCGAGCTACAACGAGGGCGCCGACCTCCTGGCGACGACCCTGGCCGCCGCCAAGGCCATGACCTATCCTGAGGACAAGGTGACGGTCTGGCTTCTGGACGACGGCGGCACGGACGAGAAGTGCAATTCGAGCAACGCCAAGACCGCCCAGGAGGCCCGGGAGCGCCGCGCGGAACTGCAGGCGCTCTGCGAGGTCATGGACGTGAAGTACCTGACCCGGGCGCGCAACCTGCACGCGAAGGCCGGCAATCTCAACAACGGCCTCGACAACTCGACCGGTGACCTGGTGGCCGTGTTCGATGCGGACCACGCTCCCGCGCGCAGCTTCCTCATGGAGACGGTCGGCTATTTCACCAAGGACAAGAACCTGTTTCTGGTTCAGACTCCGCACTTCTTCATCAATCCCGATCCGCTGGAGCGCAATCTCGGCACGTTCCAGACCATGCCGTCGGAGAACGAGATGTTCTACGGCGTCATCCAGCGCGGTCTCGACAAGTGGGATGCGGCGTTCTTCTGCGGCTCGGCCGCCGTGCTTCGGCGCGAAGCCCTTCAGGAAACCAACGGCTTCAGCGGTGTCAGCATCACCGAGGATTGCGAGACCGCCCTCGAGCTCCACTCCCGCGGCTGGACGAGCGTCTACGTGGACAAGCCGCTGATCGCGGGCCTTCAGCCGGACAGCTTCGCCAGCTTCATCGGTCAGCGCTCGCGCTGGGCGCAGGGCATGATGCAGATCCTGCGCTACAAGTTTCCGCCCCTCAAGCGCGGACTGAAGATCTCGCAGCGACTTTGCTACATGTCGAGCAGCATGTTCTGGCTGTTCCCGTTCTCGCGGTTCTGCTTTCTCGTTTCGCCGCTCTGCTATCTCTTCTTCTCGCTCGAGATCTTCACCGCATCGGGCGGCGAGTTCCTCGCCTACACGTTCACCTACATGATGGTGAACTTCATGATGCAGAACTACCTCTACGGCCGCTACCGCTGGCCGTGGATTTCCGATCTCTACGAGTACATCCAGACCATCTACCTCCTGCCGGCCGTGCTGTCGGTGATCGCCAATCCCAGCAAGCCCACCTTCAAGGTCACGGCGAAGAACGAGTCCATGGCGGAGAGCCGCGTCTCGGAGCTGGGAACGCCGTATTTCATCATTTTCGGCATCCTGATCCTCGGCGTCATCGCGACCGGGGTCCGCGTCTGGGCGGAGCCTTACAAGGCGGATCTCACCCTTGTGACGGGCGCCTGGAACGTCCTCAACCTCATCATTGCGGGCTGCGCCCTGGGCGTGGTGTCCGAGCGGGCCACGAGGCGCCACAGCCATCGTGTCCGGGTCGAGCGTCCGTGCCGCTTCATCATGGGCGACGAGGCCATCGACGCGGTCGTGAGGGACGTCTCGGTGGGAGGCGCAAGAGTTCATGTTCCGCCCTCGGCCGAGCCGAAGCTGAAGAAGGGAACCTCCGGCACCCTCGAGTTCCAACCGTTCTCCAGCTTGCCCGTCCAGCATCTGCCCATGGAGATCCGCAAGGTCGGCATGGACGACAAGGGGCTGCTGCTCGGCTGCCGCTTCCTGATCGAGAAGCCGGAGCATCGGCGGATGATCGCCGATCTGGTCTTTGCGAATGCCGACCAGTGGAGTCAGTTCCAGAAGAACCGGCACCACGATATCGGGGTCCTCCGGGGAACGCTCTGGTTCTTCATGGTCGCGTTCTACCAGACGGGACGGGGTCTCTCCTATTTCTTCGGCCTGCAGAAGATCGGCGCCTCGAAGCCTCAGGTGCCGGCCGTCCCTTCGGCTGCCAAATAG
- the bcsN gene encoding cellulose biosynthesis protein BcsN encodes MSEVPATRAIVVPPPGGPSVVAVLQQQYQDGLSQEIALSTASLTTGQNAFYVSLLNNTAGNMEVPNSLSLPSMTPDRLQREMEERMPGVEMETSLVYVQNRFGPFGFATGRSSTGDLCLYAWQKIEPGEPAIFVPGGAVSVRLRLCDADANVDQLLRVFYGYTIAAYYRQESWNPYGNPPSPPQHLGEKDAPMYPLGLGDSEGRASVVRRRTITERTRQITPSAQAPRRTIDKDTIVPAVPPPAATEPAASSGYPIVPPPPAQ; translated from the coding sequence ATGTCCGAAGTTCCGGCGACGCGGGCGATCGTCGTTCCTCCACCCGGCGGCCCCTCCGTGGTCGCTGTGCTGCAACAGCAATACCAGGACGGCCTTTCACAGGAGATCGCCCTCTCGACAGCCTCCCTGACCACGGGTCAGAACGCGTTTTACGTAAGCCTGCTCAACAACACCGCGGGCAACATGGAAGTCCCGAACTCCCTGTCCCTTCCCTCCATGACCCCGGACCGCCTCCAGCGCGAGATGGAGGAGCGGATGCCGGGCGTCGAGATGGAAACCTCGCTCGTCTACGTGCAGAACCGGTTCGGCCCCTTCGGCTTTGCCACCGGGCGTTCCTCCACGGGCGACCTGTGCCTGTACGCCTGGCAGAAGATCGAGCCAGGCGAGCCCGCCATCTTCGTGCCGGGCGGGGCGGTCTCCGTGCGCCTGCGCCTCTGCGATGCGGACGCCAATGTGGATCAGCTGCTACGCGTCTTTTACGGTTATACGATTGCCGCCTATTACCGTCAGGAATCCTGGAACCCTTACGGGAATCCGCCCTCGCCGCCTCAGCACCTCGGAGAGAAGGACGCCCCGATGTATCCGTTGGGCCTCGGTGACAGCGAAGGAAGGGCCTCGGTTGTCCGGCGGCGGACCATCACTGAGAGGACGCGGCAGATCACGCCTTCCGCGCAGGCTCCCCGGCGCACCATCGACAAGGACACGATAGTCCCCGCCGTGCCGCCCCCTGCCGCAACGGAACCAGCAGCGTCGAGCGGCTATCCCATCGTACCGCCGCCCCCAGCTCAGTAG
- a CDS encoding multidrug effflux MFS transporter: MKSAFLRNALVLGMLSAVGPFAIDMYLPSFPAIAREFQVDVSAVQMSLMSFFLAVAVCQIVYGPLSDRFGRKPPLYFGLGLFVLAGIGCSFAPNVETLIAFRFLQGVGSCAAMVIPRAIIRDLHTGHEAARLMATTMLVFSVSPILAPLAGSTLTAFFSWRAIFWAIAVIGLAGLAVVLFLLPETHKPNTERKGIGHAFSTYRSLMKDRRFLGLAFIGGFSQASFFAYLAGSSVIFIEHYGLTPSAYSMVFASNAIAFIGSAQFNSVFMRRFGAERVVRTAISCFAALVILLFALTILGVDNVYVLWGLLFVSFGCLGYVIPSTAVLALEEHGPVAGTASALMGTLQLSTGAVIIVLVSAFYNGTPLSMVSAIVVCGIVALTLSLRIMKPNRVYP, encoded by the coding sequence ATGAAGTCCGCCTTTTTGCGCAACGCGCTCGTCCTCGGCATGCTCTCGGCTGTCGGGCCTTTCGCCATCGACATGTACCTGCCGTCCTTCCCGGCCATTGCCCGCGAGTTCCAGGTGGATGTCAGCGCCGTGCAGATGAGCCTGATGAGCTTCTTCCTGGCGGTGGCGGTCTGCCAGATCGTCTACGGGCCGCTCTCGGACCGGTTCGGTCGCAAGCCGCCGCTCTATTTCGGCCTGGGCCTTTTCGTCCTGGCGGGCATCGGCTGCAGCTTCGCGCCGAATGTCGAAACCCTCATCGCGTTCCGGTTCCTGCAGGGTGTCGGGTCCTGTGCGGCCATGGTCATCCCCCGGGCCATCATCCGGGACCTCCATACGGGCCACGAGGCGGCCCGGCTGATGGCGACGACGATGCTCGTCTTCAGCGTCTCTCCCATCCTGGCGCCGCTCGCCGGCAGCACCCTGACGGCTTTCTTCAGCTGGCGCGCGATCTTCTGGGCCATTGCCGTGATCGGCCTTGCCGGCCTCGCCGTCGTTCTCTTCCTGCTGCCGGAAACCCACAAGCCGAACACGGAGCGCAAAGGCATCGGACATGCCTTTTCCACCTACCGAAGCCTTATGAAGGATCGTCGCTTCCTGGGCCTCGCCTTCATCGGCGGCTTCAGCCAGGCCAGCTTCTTTGCCTATCTTGCCGGCTCGTCGGTCATCTTCATCGAGCATTACGGCCTCACGCCGTCCGCCTACAGCATGGTCTTCGCGTCGAACGCCATCGCGTTCATCGGCAGCGCGCAGTTCAACAGCGTCTTCATGCGCCGCTTCGGCGCCGAGCGGGTGGTGAGAACCGCCATCTCGTGCTTTGCCGCCCTGGTGATCCTGCTGTTCGCCCTGACCATTCTGGGCGTCGACAACGTCTATGTTCTCTGGGGCCTGCTCTTCGTCTCCTTCGGCTGCCTCGGCTATGTGATTCCCTCGACGGCCGTGCTGGCGCTCGAGGAGCACGGCCCGGTGGCCGGAACCGCATCGGCACTCATGGGAACGCTCCAGCTCAGCACCGGCGCGGTGATCATCGTGCTCGTCAGCGCCTTCTACAACGGCACCCCGCTCTCGATGGTCAGCGCCATCGTTGTCTGTGGGATCGTCGCACTCACCCTGAGCTTGCGCATCATGAAGCCGAATCGCGTCTATCCCTGA
- a CDS encoding LysR family transcriptional regulator: MNVFRRGFLPNVGNLLAFEATARHGSVSRAAEELNLTQSAVSRQIQQLEESLGVSLFSRSRQRVVLTDVGRRYASQVRSTLSELSDATHQAIALSGTSGVLNLATLPTFGTRWLIPRIPGFFALHPGATVNFGVRLVPFDFDTDPFDAAIHFGEPHWPGAVCELLRNEEVVPVCSPAYRERENLRTPQDLTRATLLQQSTRPTAWAEWFASIDVTIGNPLRGPRFEQFAMVAQAAAAGLGAALIPHFLIADELASGRLEILFPQSLVSSGAYYLVYPEHKAETPLLRSFRDWILSEIRQG, encoded by the coding sequence ATGAACGTGTTTCGTCGCGGCTTTCTGCCCAATGTGGGCAATCTCCTGGCCTTCGAGGCCACAGCCCGCCATGGCAGCGTGTCGAGAGCCGCCGAGGAGCTGAACCTGACGCAGAGCGCCGTCTCGCGCCAGATCCAGCAGCTCGAGGAATCCCTCGGCGTCTCCCTGTTCAGTCGCTCCCGGCAACGGGTCGTGCTCACCGATGTGGGGCGCAGGTATGCCTCCCAGGTCCGCAGCACCCTGTCCGAGCTGTCCGACGCGACCCATCAGGCCATCGCGCTGTCGGGCACGAGCGGCGTCCTGAATCTCGCCACCCTGCCGACCTTCGGCACCCGCTGGCTCATCCCGCGCATCCCAGGCTTCTTCGCCCTGCACCCGGGCGCGACGGTGAATTTCGGCGTGCGCCTCGTCCCTTTCGATTTCGACACGGATCCCTTCGACGCGGCCATCCATTTCGGCGAGCCGCACTGGCCGGGCGCGGTCTGTGAATTGCTGCGGAACGAGGAGGTCGTGCCCGTCTGCAGCCCGGCCTATCGGGAGCGGGAGAACCTGCGCACGCCGCAGGATCTCACCCGCGCCACCCTGCTCCAGCAGAGCACCCGCCCGACGGCCTGGGCGGAGTGGTTCGCCAGCATCGACGTGACGATCGGCAATCCGCTGCGCGGTCCGCGCTTCGAGCAATTCGCCATGGTGGCCCAGGCGGCCGCGGCAGGGCTCGGCGCCGCGCTCATCCCGCACTTCCTCATCGCCGACGAACTGGCGTCCGGCCGCCTCGAGATCCTGTTTCCCCAGAGCCTCGTCAGCAGTGGCGCCTATTACCTCGTCTATCCGGAGCACAAGGCGGAGACGCCGCTCCTGCGCTCGTTCCGCGACTGGATCCTGAGCGAGATCCGTCAGGGATAG